A genome region from Populus alba chromosome 5, ASM523922v2, whole genome shotgun sequence includes the following:
- the LOC118051411 gene encoding acyl carrier protein 1, chloroplastic produces MAASTGSLISMQSRHGMAASRICSLKPVSLSNQGRSYLSFGLRSVPARSLRVSCAAKPETVEKVCEIVKKQLALADGTPVTGESKFTTLGADSLDTVEIVMGLEEAFGISVEEESAQSIATVQDAADLIEKLVEKKD; encoded by the exons ATGGCCGCCTCCACAGGTTCTTTGATTTCCATGCAATCTCGTCATGGAATG GCCGCATCCAGGATCTGTAGTTTGAAGCCAGTTTCACTTTCAAATCAAGGAAGAAGCTACCTGTCTTTTGGGTTGCGGTCTGTGCCAGCTCGCAGCCTCAGGGTTTCATGTGCT GCCAAACCAGAAACAGTTGAAAAGGTGTGTGAGATAGTGAAGAAACAGCTGGCATTAGCTGATGGAACTCCTGTTACCGGGGAATCCAAATTTACAACACTTGGGGCTGATTCACTTGATACG GTTGAGATTGTGATGGGACTTGAGGAGGCATTTGGCATCAGTGTTGAAGAGGAGAGTGCCCAAAGCATTGCAACAGTTCAGGATGCTGCTGATCTTATTGAGAAGCTCGTCGAGAAGAAAGATTAG